In one Puniceicoccus vermicola genomic region, the following are encoded:
- a CDS encoding histidine kinase N-terminal 7TM domain-containing protein encodes MASLFALAPNGWSLFLIAPAAVSFWLAIETSRPKFGHLGKMFSVLTLSLGWWSLTYALELGSIHEEGMRFWLKAEYFAIPLVAPMMYLILREFLGMPKLRPSLRVGLWFVPATTFLLQTTNEFHHLFYESIEVFGNGSRSWLSLTAGPWYIIDAIYVCGMGAIGVLHLLRRFPPRSEPTMRKQFGFVLIAVILPYVGFILFLGDWFWAPDIDLTTYFFLASGILLGVGIFWFQLFDLLPVALERVFERIGNACLVFDYHGRLVKANQSAKDLLGLDELPIGETSSRVFEAYPALNQTSDMADGETVRVTIGGGEGAKICVASRSNIEDSHHHRTGYLLVIRDDTAQLRMEQELRNLNAEKDKLFSVIGHDLRGSLGGLENLSGILSQADIDLSSEESRELLKTMQESAAATSAFLENLLFWAKMQRGKYTQQSTCFPVSEVVQQVRSYLAASLTSKEIELEESSDSELELTTDRTLLETCLRNLLSNAVKFSPKRATVHLRVFAHGVKDVCFEVEDHGIGIPEKLLRDLWEISARNGRAGTEGEPSSGLGLVLVREAVESLGGTVEVQSEEEKGTLFRVLIPRCVQDS; translated from the coding sequence ATGGCCTCGCTCTTCGCACTCGCTCCCAACGGGTGGAGTCTCTTTCTCATCGCCCCCGCTGCTGTCTCCTTCTGGCTGGCAATTGAAACCTCGCGGCCAAAATTTGGGCATCTGGGAAAAATGTTCTCAGTTCTGACTCTGTCCCTGGGGTGGTGGAGCCTCACTTATGCATTGGAGCTCGGGAGCATCCACGAGGAAGGAATGCGCTTCTGGCTCAAGGCCGAGTATTTCGCGATTCCACTGGTGGCACCGATGATGTACCTCATCCTGCGGGAGTTTCTCGGGATGCCGAAACTCCGCCCCTCTTTGCGGGTGGGCCTTTGGTTTGTCCCGGCGACCACCTTCTTGCTGCAGACGACTAACGAGTTTCATCATCTTTTCTATGAGTCCATTGAGGTGTTTGGGAACGGGAGCAGGAGTTGGCTCTCGCTGACGGCAGGGCCATGGTATATCATCGACGCAATTTACGTTTGTGGGATGGGGGCTATCGGAGTCCTGCACTTGTTGCGGCGTTTTCCGCCTCGATCGGAACCGACTATGCGGAAGCAATTCGGTTTTGTTCTGATTGCGGTGATTCTCCCCTATGTCGGGTTTATCCTCTTTTTGGGAGACTGGTTTTGGGCTCCGGACATTGATCTGACGACCTATTTCTTCCTCGCATCCGGGATTCTTCTCGGAGTTGGGATATTCTGGTTCCAGCTGTTCGATCTGCTCCCCGTCGCTTTGGAAAGAGTTTTCGAGCGAATCGGCAACGCTTGTTTGGTCTTCGATTATCATGGGCGTTTGGTCAAAGCGAACCAGAGCGCGAAGGATCTCTTGGGGCTGGATGAGTTGCCGATTGGAGAAACTAGCTCTCGGGTTTTTGAGGCCTATCCTGCCCTGAACCAGACCTCGGACATGGCGGACGGAGAGACGGTGCGGGTCACGATTGGCGGTGGAGAAGGGGCGAAAATTTGTGTAGCCTCGCGCAGCAACATTGAAGATAGCCATCATCATCGCACGGGATATCTCTTGGTCATCCGAGACGATACCGCGCAGCTTCGAATGGAGCAGGAATTGAGAAACCTTAACGCCGAAAAAGATAAACTCTTCTCGGTGATCGGTCACGATTTGCGGGGATCCTTGGGAGGACTGGAGAATCTGAGCGGAATCCTGTCGCAGGCCGATATAGATCTCAGTTCGGAGGAGTCCAGAGAATTGCTGAAAACGATGCAGGAGTCTGCTGCCGCAACCTCGGCCTTTCTTGAAAATCTTTTGTTTTGGGCGAAAATGCAACGGGGCAAGTATACGCAGCAGTCCACCTGTTTTCCGGTTTCGGAGGTTGTCCAGCAGGTTCGCTCTTACTTGGCAGCATCTCTCACCAGCAAAGAGATCGAGTTGGAAGAAAGTTCAGATTCCGAGCTCGAGTTGACGACGGATCGAACCCTTCTGGAGACCTGTCTGAGAAACCTTCTCTCCAATGCGGTCAAGTTTTCCCCCAAGCGGGCCACAGTTCACTTGCGGGTTTTTGCTCATGGGGTCAAGGATGTGTGTTTTGAGGTGGAAGATCACGGTATCGGAATCCCTGAAAAACTTCTCCGGGATTTGTGGGAAATCTCTGCGCGCAATGGTCGAGCGGGCACCGAGGGAGAGCCGAGTTCAGGGTTAGGACTGGTTCTCGTTCGCGAGGCCGTCGAATCGTTGGGAGGGACGGTTGAAGTCCAATCCGAGGAAGAAAAAGGGACCCTCTTTCGTGTTCTCATTCCCAGGTGTGTTCAGGATTCTTGA
- a CDS encoding TrkA C-terminal domain-containing protein: protein MVPIITLLFVVGFSMLVTKVATIALTHTGMSRNRARFQARSAFSGAGFTTQESEMVVKHPVRRRIIMILILVGNAGLVTAVSTLILGFVSGGSKLSNVETLLLLFFGLGFLFFLAKSQRLDRLLTPLINRLLDRYTGIRTKDFSSLMNVMEDFEIAEVDVGENEWMKGRTLAELNLDEEGLLALGIIRGDNTYIGVPRGKYEILEDDKLVIYGKTERIAALSERKDPLQGKAEHEEVVAEHEKELEEQDEQAEAK from the coding sequence ATGGTTCCCATCATCACTCTTTTATTCGTCGTTGGCTTTTCGATGCTGGTGACCAAAGTGGCCACAATCGCTCTGACGCATACCGGGATGTCGCGAAATCGGGCCCGTTTTCAGGCTCGCTCGGCCTTTTCGGGTGCGGGCTTCACCACTCAGGAATCTGAGATGGTTGTGAAGCACCCGGTCCGCCGGCGAATCATTATGATTCTCATTCTCGTCGGAAACGCGGGTTTGGTGACGGCGGTGTCTACCTTGATTCTCGGCTTCGTGAGTGGCGGCTCCAAGTTGAGCAACGTCGAGACTCTTCTTCTTCTTTTCTTTGGTTTGGGGTTTCTCTTCTTTTTGGCTAAATCACAGCGGTTGGACCGATTGTTGACCCCATTGATCAACCGTCTGCTCGATCGCTATACCGGGATTCGAACAAAAGACTTTTCAAGCCTGATGAATGTCATGGAGGATTTCGAAATTGCCGAAGTCGATGTCGGCGAAAATGAGTGGATGAAAGGGCGAACCCTGGCGGAGTTGAATCTGGATGAGGAGGGGCTCCTCGCTCTCGGAATCATTCGGGGGGACAACACTTATATCGGTGTTCCGCGGGGAAAATACGAGATCCTCGAAGACGATAAGTTGGTCATCTATGGGAAGACGGAACGGATCGCGGCATTGTCTGAGCGCAAGGATCCGCTGCAAGGAAAGGCGGAACACGAAGAGGTCGTCGCCGAGCACGAGAAGGAATTGGAAGAGCAGGACGAACAAGCCGAGGCAAAGTAA
- a CDS encoding mechanosensitive ion channel family protein produces the protein MITNFFRPLVFGLSVIVAGSLHSEPEDFPLPAETSSPRETLETFLQSTRKVDEYFQSPKHGDDQTQNLDWEIKRALDTLDLSEIPDFVKRQMSREAVLKLREILDRVNLPPMDSIPGTNDPSLPKIWRVPGTMIEIGRVESEGEETQYLFTSETVARLDDYYARVEPFPYQSGALPGFYERLRYVPGDPFLRRIVASLPDWTQRVWLNLKIWQWIGFVGSIAAGSFLLVFLICMARLSRRIDPSRHRIGLLVSSILPLAVLLVPFSLKWFANHGLALYGVLLEATNLILNVFLIATALFAVWGIGFRFVEVFAELASRSSRAMDRLLVRLFGRLATIFFAIVVLLEGGNSLGIPMTTLIAGAGVGGLALALGAQAAVKNLVGSMMILLDKPYKVGERILTRGFDGIVDDVGIRSTRIKLLNGNIATIPNEEMAQAEVENISRRPYIQKFFKFYLPLNSTEEELATTLRILRETLADHDGMVEDFPPRVVIGGFERDGIEVMGIVWHHPPGIIGFPDWMESTTRTLLREFKENKIRLIPPARWMESPQDSAKTNLPEA, from the coding sequence ATGATCACCAACTTTTTCAGACCTCTCGTTTTTGGCCTTTCGGTCATTGTCGCCGGTTCACTTCACAGCGAACCGGAAGACTTTCCTCTTCCCGCTGAGACCTCATCCCCTCGGGAGACCTTGGAGACCTTTCTTCAATCTACCCGCAAGGTCGACGAGTATTTCCAGTCTCCCAAACACGGCGATGACCAAACCCAGAACTTGGACTGGGAGATCAAACGAGCCCTCGACACCCTCGACCTCAGCGAGATTCCCGATTTCGTCAAAAGGCAAATGAGTCGCGAAGCGGTCCTCAAGCTCCGGGAAATTCTCGACCGAGTAAACCTCCCCCCAATGGATTCGATTCCCGGGACCAACGACCCCTCGCTCCCAAAAATCTGGCGGGTGCCCGGAACCATGATTGAGATCGGCAGAGTCGAGAGTGAAGGCGAAGAAACCCAATACCTCTTTACCTCGGAAACGGTCGCGCGCCTCGATGACTACTACGCCCGGGTTGAGCCGTTTCCCTACCAGTCCGGAGCCCTCCCCGGCTTTTACGAACGACTCAGATACGTTCCCGGCGATCCCTTCCTCCGCCGGATCGTTGCCAGTCTTCCGGACTGGACGCAGCGGGTTTGGTTGAATCTGAAAATCTGGCAGTGGATTGGATTCGTCGGTTCCATTGCAGCCGGATCCTTCCTGCTCGTTTTCCTCATCTGTATGGCTCGCCTCTCCCGCAGGATCGACCCATCGCGGCATCGCATCGGACTACTGGTTTCCTCGATTCTCCCTTTAGCAGTACTCCTCGTTCCTTTCAGTCTCAAGTGGTTTGCCAACCACGGCCTCGCTCTTTACGGCGTCCTCCTCGAGGCAACCAACCTGATTCTCAATGTCTTTTTGATTGCGACCGCCCTCTTTGCGGTCTGGGGGATTGGCTTCCGATTTGTCGAGGTATTCGCCGAGCTGGCCTCCCGCTCCTCCCGAGCGATGGACCGTCTACTGGTTCGCCTCTTCGGGCGCCTTGCGACTATTTTCTTTGCGATCGTCGTTCTTCTGGAGGGCGGCAACAGCCTGGGAATCCCCATGACGACCCTGATCGCCGGTGCGGGAGTAGGAGGTCTGGCCCTTGCGCTGGGCGCGCAAGCTGCGGTCAAAAATCTGGTTGGCAGCATGATGATCCTTCTCGACAAACCTTACAAGGTCGGGGAACGAATCTTGACTCGCGGGTTCGACGGGATCGTCGATGACGTCGGCATTCGTTCCACCCGAATCAAATTGCTGAACGGAAATATCGCCACTATCCCTAACGAAGAGATGGCCCAAGCGGAGGTCGAGAACATCTCGCGGCGGCCCTATATCCAGAAGTTCTTCAAATTCTACCTCCCCCTCAATTCTACCGAAGAAGAGCTCGCAACCACTCTGCGCATTCTCCGGGAGACCCTTGCTGACCACGATGGCATGGTCGAAGACTTTCCTCCGCGGGTCGTGATCGGAGGATTCGAACGCGACGGGATCGAGGTGATGGGAATCGTCTGGCACCACCCCCCTGGAATCATCGGCTTTCCAGATTGGATGGAGTCCACCACCCGCACCCTGTTGCGCGAATTCAAGGAGAACAAGATCCGCCTTATTCCGCCAGCTCGCTGGATGGAGTCCCCGCAGGATTCCGCGAAGACGAATTTGCCAGAGGCTTAG
- a CDS encoding GNAT family N-acetyltransferase: MPLHIRRAALADLPFLFNLECVLFAPTRRESRRSIRRSVVSPHQEVWLLLDELNQSIGSITLRNHPHLTRIYSLGVLPEAQAKGGGRTLLDWGESRAIDRKALRMSLEVDASDVRLVDFYHRRGFGRDEFLPDYYGPTDSGIRMFKDLSPSELSS; this comes from the coding sequence ATGCCCCTGCATATCCGTCGGGCGGCGCTCGCCGACCTGCCTTTCCTCTTTAATTTGGAATGTGTCCTTTTCGCCCCAACGCGAAGAGAGAGCCGCCGGTCCATTCGGCGGAGCGTGGTCAGCCCCCACCAGGAAGTCTGGCTTCTCCTCGACGAATTGAATCAATCCATTGGTTCCATCACGCTGCGGAACCATCCGCACCTCACCCGAATCTACTCTTTGGGAGTTCTCCCCGAGGCTCAGGCGAAAGGAGGAGGTCGAACTCTTCTTGATTGGGGCGAGTCCCGCGCCATCGACCGTAAGGCCTTACGAATGAGCCTCGAGGTAGATGCCTCGGACGTGCGATTAGTCGACTTCTATCACCGCCGTGGTTTTGGCCGGGACGAGTTTCTGCCCGACTATTATGGCCCGACGGATTCGGGGATTCGTATGTTTAAGGACCTTTCCCCTTCTGAACTCTCTTCCTGA
- a CDS encoding chloride channel protein, whose amino-acid sequence MKTFPNWLRIHFDDAQRYLFLCIIAGALCGLVAVSFHFSIEAVFHGVLSLRDHFGEKTAYVVLLLAPAFGGLVTGVILTYIAPRAAGSGIPQVKQAFHNDFGNISLRDGFWRFIAGTISIGTGNSLGREGPTVHICSAVSSALGRYFGLARRRIQAMVPVGMGAGLAAAFNTPISAITFVFEELLDDFSSKALGAILVAVVIAAVVERSILGEHPIFNVGGLDDFRLAWWMLICVPLGVAAAISGHFFIEMLLRTRGKVRESKHFPAVLRPAAGGLIVGIIGCTVLLFTDRLGVFSIGYQDLNSSLQGTLAWDMLLMLFIGKLVATALCYAMGGSGGLFAPVLFMGVMLGGTFGMGAVQAFDMGMEVAAGCAFLGMGAFFAAVIRCPMTSMLIIFEMTQNYSLILPLMVGNMIAYLISARLRAVPVYDALLIQDHVSLKRMPSYQGEQDWRNLPVSTIMTHDPVVLQGADELESALEDAATHLHHGYPVVNEADGLIGMFTHHELREAVEAGNSGSVAEFLAQKNLVSVFPDNSIRDVANTLVMEDVMQVPVVSRKDGSKLLGIVTLHDIARQQNAIDDSLAR is encoded by the coding sequence GTGAAGACGTTTCCCAATTGGTTGAGGATCCATTTTGACGATGCGCAGAGGTATTTGTTTCTCTGCATTATTGCCGGAGCCCTGTGTGGGCTGGTGGCCGTCAGTTTTCACTTTTCGATCGAGGCCGTTTTTCATGGGGTGCTCTCTCTGCGTGATCATTTTGGGGAAAAGACCGCCTACGTCGTCCTCCTGTTGGCTCCGGCTTTTGGGGGATTGGTGACCGGGGTCATTTTGACCTATATTGCTCCTCGGGCTGCGGGGAGTGGGATTCCGCAGGTGAAGCAGGCCTTCCACAATGATTTCGGAAACATCAGTTTGCGGGATGGATTTTGGCGCTTCATTGCCGGGACGATTTCGATCGGGACTGGGAACAGCCTCGGGCGAGAGGGGCCCACTGTGCATATCTGCAGTGCTGTCTCCTCGGCCCTGGGTCGTTATTTCGGGCTGGCTCGCCGACGAATTCAGGCGATGGTTCCGGTCGGGATGGGAGCGGGACTCGCGGCGGCCTTTAATACCCCGATCTCGGCAATTACTTTTGTTTTTGAAGAACTGTTGGACGACTTCAGCAGTAAGGCCCTCGGAGCGATCCTCGTCGCCGTGGTCATTGCCGCGGTCGTCGAGCGCAGCATCCTCGGAGAGCACCCGATTTTCAATGTCGGGGGATTGGACGATTTCCGGCTCGCTTGGTGGATGTTGATTTGCGTCCCGCTCGGGGTCGCGGCCGCGATCTCGGGGCATTTCTTTATCGAGATGTTGCTCAGAACCCGGGGCAAGGTGCGGGAGTCAAAGCATTTCCCGGCGGTTCTGCGTCCCGCAGCTGGCGGTTTAATCGTGGGCATCATCGGATGCACGGTCCTCCTTTTCACCGATCGTCTCGGGGTATTTAGCATTGGATATCAGGACTTGAATTCATCCCTCCAGGGCACCCTCGCTTGGGATATGCTGCTCATGCTCTTCATTGGTAAACTTGTGGCCACGGCCTTGTGTTATGCCATGGGAGGCAGTGGCGGGCTGTTTGCACCGGTTCTCTTCATGGGGGTGATGCTCGGGGGTACCTTTGGGATGGGCGCTGTTCAGGCTTTCGATATGGGCATGGAAGTTGCCGCCGGTTGCGCCTTTCTCGGGATGGGAGCCTTCTTCGCTGCGGTGATTCGTTGTCCCATGACCTCGATGCTGATCATTTTCGAGATGACGCAAAACTATTCGCTGATTCTCCCGCTCATGGTGGGGAATATGATCGCCTACCTGATTTCAGCCCGTCTGCGGGCGGTCCCAGTTTACGATGCTCTGCTGATTCAGGATCACGTAAGCCTGAAACGGATGCCCTCTTATCAAGGGGAACAGGATTGGCGGAATCTGCCGGTCTCCACGATCATGACCCACGATCCGGTTGTTCTTCAGGGTGCGGACGAATTGGAGAGCGCTCTCGAGGATGCGGCTACTCATCTTCACCACGGTTACCCGGTGGTGAATGAGGCAGATGGACTCATCGGGATGTTTACTCACCATGAACTGCGCGAAGCTGTCGAAGCTGGAAACTCTGGATCGGTGGCCGAATTCCTCGCTCAGAAAAATCTCGTCTCGGTTTTTCCGGATAACTCCATTCGGGATGTGGCCAATACGCTGGTGATGGAGGATGTGATGCAGGTGCCGGTCGTTAGCCGTAAGGATGGCTCCAAACTCTTGGGGATCGTCACTCTGCACGATATTGCCCGCCAACAGAACGCGATTGACGATTCGTTGGCCCGGTAG
- a CDS encoding PEP-CTERM sorting domain-containing protein (PEP-CTERM proteins occur, often in large numbers, in the proteomes of bacteria that also encode an exosortase, a predicted intramembrane cysteine proteinase. The presence of a PEP-CTERM domain at a protein's C-terminus predicts cleavage within the sorting domain, followed by covalent anchoring to some some component of the (usually Gram-negative) cell surface. Many PEP-CTERM proteins exhibit an unusual sequence composition that includes large numbers of potential glycosylation sites. Expression of one such protein has been shown restore the ability of a bacterium to form floc, a type of biofilm.), which yields MFSFTSNFLTAPTKKILLSTFGSLFLLSASHLSAQLIENGSFDDWEDGMPVGWSLFGSGATEPTQIDGLVLGSTSAVLIENGDSIRQMIVDGPAVAKLSLTFAASSSTSASNRAFNLGIGSFEGGSTPSINFRMVNTTGEWDSNLLSLQAYDGSGAGWVNVVENAFEGSVYEGGTFTTENLYNLSVEVDFASETPSYSISYGMVGDEETTVSNITYFQSEIDSLNAVSLTSPSADSYFAVDNMSLESIPEPNSTSLLLLGSVISFVVLVRRRRK from the coding sequence ATGTTCTCATTTACCTCAAATTTCCTCACTGCCCCGACGAAAAAAATCCTGTTGTCGACCTTTGGCTCCCTGTTCCTTCTGTCGGCTTCACATTTGTCCGCTCAATTGATCGAGAACGGATCTTTTGACGATTGGGAAGATGGGATGCCGGTCGGATGGTCCCTTTTCGGAAGCGGTGCGACAGAGCCCACTCAGATCGACGGTTTGGTTCTCGGATCCACTTCCGCCGTGTTGATCGAAAACGGTGATTCGATTCGGCAAATGATTGTCGACGGTCCGGCGGTCGCGAAACTGAGTCTAACCTTTGCCGCCAGTAGCTCGACGAGCGCGAGCAATAGAGCCTTTAATCTGGGGATCGGATCATTTGAAGGCGGTTCGACTCCGTCGATCAATTTTCGGATGGTCAATACCACCGGAGAGTGGGACTCAAATCTGCTCAGTTTGCAGGCCTACGATGGATCCGGTGCCGGATGGGTGAACGTGGTTGAGAATGCGTTTGAAGGATCGGTTTACGAAGGCGGGACTTTTACCACGGAAAATCTATACAATCTTTCCGTTGAGGTCGATTTCGCGTCCGAAACCCCGTCGTATTCGATCTCCTACGGAATGGTTGGCGACGAGGAAACGACGGTTTCGAACATTACCTATTTTCAATCTGAGATCGACTCCTTGAACGCGGTTTCCCTGACCTCCCCAAGTGCGGATTCCTATTTCGCGGTCGACAATATGTCTTTGGAGTCGATTCCCGAGCCCAATTCCACCTCGTTGTTACTACTCGGCTCGGTGATTTCATTTGTCGTCCTCGTTCGCCGTAGAAGGAAATAG
- a CDS encoding helix-turn-helix transcriptional regulator: MECSPDELTAWYLESGQVEVRTSRRNFTAETGQWLFLPNGYRRQEFSADARLFSLAFRVFWLDSLRPALDLRPGLIVPQLGELEKAMNRIREQEGHPEEFEWHFRGITCDLSKVLEIKTWFLSWLAASIPVWRESLPDLDSSSEVDPRVVEARRWLEEQSEMLPVLDFEGAADRVNLSLGHLNKLFFEFYHQSLCGYHEQRRIRYARRQLLRPEVRIKEVAYEMGFVDLSKFSNWFKRLEQVSPREFRGKSFLRQRDNKS, encoded by the coding sequence ATGGAGTGCAGTCCCGATGAGTTAACCGCTTGGTATTTGGAGTCGGGTCAGGTCGAGGTGAGAACGTCGCGGCGTAACTTCACTGCTGAAACGGGGCAGTGGTTGTTTCTGCCCAATGGATACAGAAGGCAGGAATTTAGTGCGGATGCCCGATTGTTCTCATTGGCCTTTCGGGTGTTCTGGTTGGACAGTTTGCGACCGGCACTCGACCTTCGCCCTGGATTGATTGTTCCGCAATTGGGCGAATTGGAAAAGGCGATGAACCGAATCCGAGAACAGGAGGGTCATCCAGAGGAGTTCGAATGGCATTTTCGCGGAATCACCTGTGATCTATCGAAGGTGTTGGAGATTAAGACTTGGTTCCTTTCCTGGCTGGCTGCGTCGATTCCCGTTTGGCGCGAATCTCTCCCAGATCTGGATAGTTCCAGTGAGGTTGATCCGAGGGTGGTGGAAGCGCGCCGGTGGTTGGAGGAGCAGTCTGAGATGCTGCCGGTGTTGGACTTTGAAGGAGCGGCGGATCGGGTTAACCTGAGTTTAGGGCACCTAAACAAGCTGTTTTTCGAGTTCTATCACCAGAGCTTGTGCGGTTATCACGAGCAAAGGCGGATCCGATATGCACGCCGGCAATTGCTGCGTCCGGAAGTGCGTATTAAGGAAGTTGCGTATGAAATGGGATTCGTGGATCTCTCCAAGTTCTCGAATTGGTTTAAAAGATTGGAGCAAGTTTCCCCCAGGGAATTTCGAGGGAAATCATTTTTAAGACAGAGAGATAACAAATCCTAA
- a CDS encoding RimK family protein, with translation MPVLNLLVVDNPARWEFPGELVEVVSARNYLSHVRFQRFSTGARVFNLCRSYSYQSLGYYVSLLAEARGHRAIPDVATLRDFRSNAVLRLRGMEWEDEIQSALRKVETDEIALRLVFGQPLTPGFGALGQRLYRLFPAPLLRVQFARRKKTWAIASVAPLSLQSFSEEERSQVKERVGKFFAKRQQVPKLKKKFLYDMAIVVDPLDPAPPSDAKALERFSTAAREEGFYTETITTDDVDRIREFDAVFIRQTTAVDRPIYQLSRLAYAEGLAVIDDPWSILKSTNKIYLSESLARARIPAPQTWILTKDDLKNGASLKVTYPCVLKIPDGAFSLGVRKVENLEELISTLSSMLEKSELILAQAYVPSEYDWRVGILDHQPLFVCRYFMAKGHWQIYNWAAESEDLQSGAAQTLHVDDTPREVLETAQRAARLVGDGLYGVDLKQIGKEVMVIEVNDNPSIEAGIEDKMLGMELYRRIARSFRRRVEGLRAGQ, from the coding sequence ATGCCTGTCCTCAATTTGCTCGTCGTCGATAATCCGGCTCGTTGGGAGTTTCCCGGTGAACTCGTCGAGGTGGTTTCTGCCAGAAACTACCTGTCGCATGTTCGCTTTCAGCGATTCAGTACGGGAGCTCGCGTTTTCAATCTGTGCCGATCCTATAGCTACCAAAGTCTCGGCTATTATGTGTCGCTTCTGGCGGAGGCGCGGGGGCATCGGGCAATTCCGGACGTGGCTACGCTTCGCGACTTTCGTTCCAACGCCGTTCTGCGTCTGCGCGGAATGGAGTGGGAGGATGAAATTCAGTCGGCTCTCCGTAAAGTGGAAACGGATGAGATCGCATTGCGCTTGGTTTTTGGTCAGCCGTTGACTCCCGGGTTCGGGGCGTTGGGGCAGCGTCTCTATCGATTGTTCCCGGCGCCTCTCTTGCGGGTGCAGTTTGCCCGCCGGAAGAAAACTTGGGCAATTGCCAGTGTCGCGCCGCTATCCCTTCAATCCTTCTCGGAGGAAGAGCGCTCACAGGTTAAGGAGCGGGTCGGCAAATTCTTCGCAAAACGGCAGCAGGTCCCAAAGCTGAAGAAGAAGTTTCTTTACGATATGGCGATTGTTGTTGACCCCTTGGATCCGGCTCCTCCCTCCGACGCCAAGGCTCTCGAACGCTTCTCTACAGCGGCCCGTGAGGAGGGTTTCTACACGGAGACCATTACCACGGATGATGTTGATCGTATTCGAGAATTTGATGCAGTCTTTATTCGACAGACGACCGCCGTGGATCGCCCCATCTATCAACTGTCGCGATTGGCTTACGCCGAAGGCTTGGCAGTGATTGATGACCCATGGTCGATTCTTAAGAGCACGAATAAAATCTACCTCTCAGAATCGCTGGCCCGAGCCCGGATCCCGGCGCCTCAGACATGGATTCTCACCAAGGATGATCTGAAGAATGGAGCCTCTTTGAAAGTGACCTATCCATGCGTGCTGAAAATTCCAGATGGGGCTTTCAGTCTCGGGGTCCGAAAAGTAGAGAATCTTGAGGAGCTGATTTCCACATTGTCGAGTATGCTTGAAAAATCAGAACTCATTCTTGCTCAGGCGTATGTTCCCAGTGAGTACGACTGGAGGGTGGGCATTCTGGATCATCAGCCTTTGTTTGTCTGTCGTTACTTCATGGCTAAGGGGCATTGGCAAATCTACAACTGGGCGGCCGAATCGGAAGATCTTCAAAGCGGTGCGGCGCAAACCCTGCATGTTGACGACACTCCCCGTGAGGTGCTCGAGACCGCTCAACGCGCAGCTCGTCTCGTCGGCGATGGACTCTATGGAGTCGATCTCAAGCAGATCGGGAAGGAGGTCATGGTCATTGAGGTCAATGACAACCCATCGATTGAAGCGGGCATCGAGGACAAAATGCTCGGCATGGAACTTTATCGCCGAATAGCCCGATCCTTCCGTCGGCGTGTGGAAGGCTTGCGGGCCGGACAGTAA